In the Planktothrix sp. FACHB-1365 genome, one interval contains:
- a CDS encoding metallophosphoesterase family protein, with protein sequence MLTRRIVIGDVHGHYDGLMTLLGRIAPGANDQVYFLGDLIDRGPKSAQVVEFVKNSPYHCLRGNHEQLMLNALPEEGKNPQAWQAWLYSGGMTTITSYQDLGIIPRDHIHWMASLPLYFDLGDVWLVHAGVHPQMTIKEQNEAEFCWIRREFHNIPKPYFANKLIIIGHTITFTFDGIEPGQLVQGQGWLGIDTGVYHARSGWLTGFDITNKKVYQVNVLHNNQIRILSLNRAVVHLKPPSLLARLSYVRP encoded by the coding sequence ATGCTGACTCGACGCATTGTTATTGGTGACGTACATGGGCATTATGACGGGCTAATGACCCTTTTAGGGCGTATTGCTCCGGGTGCAAATGATCAAGTGTATTTTTTGGGGGATTTAATTGATCGTGGCCCCAAAAGTGCCCAGGTAGTTGAATTCGTTAAAAATAGCCCGTATCATTGTTTAAGGGGCAACCATGAACAATTGATGTTAAATGCTCTCCCGGAGGAGGGGAAAAATCCTCAAGCTTGGCAAGCATGGTTGTACAGTGGCGGTATGACGACCATTACCAGTTATCAAGATTTAGGGATTATTCCCAGAGATCATATTCACTGGATGGCGTCTTTACCTTTATATTTCGATTTAGGGGATGTTTGGTTGGTTCATGCGGGTGTTCATCCCCAAATGACCATTAAAGAACAAAATGAAGCGGAATTTTGTTGGATACGGCGAGAATTTCATAATATCCCTAAACCCTATTTTGCCAATAAATTAATTATTATCGGTCATACCATTACGTTTACTTTTGATGGCATTGAACCGGGACAATTAGTTCAAGGTCAGGGGTGGTTAGGAATTGATACGGGGGTTTACCATGCCAGAAGTGGCTGGTTAACCGGATTTGATATTACGAATAAAAAAGTGTATCAGGTGAATGTTCTGCATAATAATCAAATTCGGATTTTATCTTTAAATCGGGCTGTTGTCCATTTGAAACCGCCTTCTTTATTAGCTAGATTGAGTTATGTTAGACCTTAA
- a CDS encoding DUF1997 domain-containing protein has translation MQYNMAELQPSRASYNLIDDSTALPNPEDETQTALDSQELMWFHSQFEDCMEMFADMDTVAEYLGQHSGWFCRCALPMKTEPLGNNAYDLLIGRFGAFGYLVEARIGLELVPPDAEGVYRIRTVPIPNYTPPGYEVDFQSTMTLVELSPAEFCAERGIKLSECPPQITGAKWCLDLAVGVQFPKFIRSKSQSLIQKTGDTLLKNIVKQVSRRLSAKTQQDFHSTLGIPFPKQRC, from the coding sequence ATGCAGTATAATATGGCTGAACTTCAACCATCAAGAGCATCATATAATTTGATTGATGATTCTACTGCTCTCCCAAACCCTGAAGACGAAACCCAGACAGCACTGGATTCTCAGGAGTTAATGTGGTTTCATAGCCAGTTTGAAGACTGCATGGAAATGTTCGCCGATATGGATACGGTGGCGGAATATTTAGGTCAGCATAGTGGCTGGTTTTGTCGGTGCGCGTTACCGATGAAAACAGAGCCGTTAGGAAATAATGCTTATGATTTACTGATTGGCAGATTTGGAGCTTTTGGCTATCTGGTGGAAGCGCGAATTGGATTAGAATTAGTCCCACCGGATGCTGAGGGGGTTTATCGGATTCGGACAGTTCCCATACCTAATTATACGCCTCCCGGTTATGAGGTCGATTTTCAATCCACAATGACATTAGTGGAATTATCCCCAGCAGAATTTTGCGCTGAACGCGGTATTAAATTAAGTGAATGTCCGCCCCAAATTACCGGAGCAAAATGGTGCTTAGATTTAGCAGTCGGCGTACAATTTCCTAAGTTTATTCGTTCCAAATCTCAATCGTTAATTCAAAAAACTGGGGATACCTTATTAAAAAATATTGTTAAACAAGTTTCCCGTCGTCTCAGCGCCAAAACTCAACAAGATTTCCACAGCACGTTGGGAATTCCCTTTCCCAAACAACGGTGTTAA
- a CDS encoding beta-ketoacyl-ACP synthase III has product MTITGIAITGCGSATPSVLLDNHGLSQRVETSDEWIASRTGIQHRRLADPQTGLSTLATSAAQEAIAMANLDPAAIDLIILATSTADDLFGSASLIQAQLGATKAVAFDMTAACSGFVFGLVTAAQFIRTGAYQTVLVIGADVLSRWVDWSDRRTCILFGDGAGAVILQADEQEHLLGFEIRSDGRQNQSLNLSYQPQPQEILPGITIGQGTYHPITMNGQEIYRFAVKKVPEVIEKALFRANLTVDQIDWLILHQANQRILDAVAERLNIPSEKVISNLAKYGNTSAASIPLALDEAVREGKIKLGDRIVTSGFGAGLTWGAAVFEWGR; this is encoded by the coding sequence ATGACAATAACAGGCATTGCAATTACGGGCTGCGGATCGGCGACTCCCTCGGTTTTACTGGATAATCACGGACTGTCTCAACGGGTCGAAACGTCCGATGAATGGATTGCTTCTCGCACGGGAATTCAGCATCGGCGATTAGCTGATCCCCAGACTGGGTTAAGTACATTAGCAACATCGGCGGCTCAAGAGGCCATCGCCATGGCGAACCTTGACCCAGCCGCCATTGATTTAATTATCTTAGCGACATCAACGGCTGATGATTTGTTTGGGAGTGCTAGTTTAATTCAAGCTCAATTGGGTGCAACTAAAGCGGTCGCCTTTGATATGACTGCTGCTTGTTCGGGGTTTGTGTTTGGGTTAGTTACCGCCGCCCAATTTATTCGCACAGGGGCCTATCAAACTGTTCTTGTCATTGGTGCTGATGTTCTATCTCGTTGGGTTGATTGGTCAGATCGCAGAACCTGTATTTTATTTGGTGATGGGGCGGGAGCGGTGATTTTACAGGCTGATGAACAGGAGCATTTATTGGGATTTGAAATTAGAAGTGATGGCCGACAAAATCAATCTTTAAATTTATCCTATCAACCCCAACCGCAAGAAATATTACCGGGAATTACGATTGGTCAAGGAACCTATCATCCCATTACGATGAATGGTCAAGAAATCTATCGATTTGCGGTGAAAAAAGTTCCAGAAGTTATCGAAAAAGCATTATTTAGAGCAAATTTAACTGTTGATCAAATCGATTGGTTAATTCTACACCAAGCGAATCAACGCATCTTAGATGCTGTCGCAGAACGGTTAAATATTCCCTCAGAAAAAGTCATTAGTAATTTAGCAAAATATGGTAATACTTCGGCGGCTTCTATTCCTTTAGCGTTGGATGAAGCTGTTCGAGAGGGAAAAATTAAACTCGGCGATCGCATTGTTACATCTGGTTTTGGAGCCGGATTAACCTGGGGGGCTGCCGTGTTTGAATGGGGAAGATAA
- the fabD gene encoding ACP S-malonyltransferase — MTKTAWIFPGQGSQKIGMGADLFEQSELKAQLELAENILGWSVPEICNHPEDKISKTLYTQPCLYVVETLLVDRLKQEGQSPDYVAGHSLGEYVALYAAGVFDFETGLTLVKRRAELMDSADGGQMAALIGFNSEQLQEQIQQTDNVVLANDNSAAQVVISGTPEAVDQVLANIKVKRAVKLNVSGAFHSPLMAEAATEFQRILDEIPFNNAQVPVLSNVDPTPTTDATLLKQRLTQQMTGSVRWREICLQLSALEVQQVVEIGPGNVLTGLMKRTCPEIVSQNIS, encoded by the coding sequence ATGACAAAAACAGCATGGATTTTTCCGGGTCAGGGTTCGCAAAAAATTGGCATGGGAGCAGATTTATTTGAACAATCTGAACTTAAAGCACAATTAGAATTAGCAGAAAATATTCTGGGGTGGTCTGTTCCTGAAATTTGTAACCATCCAGAAGATAAAATTTCTAAAACTTTGTACACCCAACCCTGCTTATATGTGGTTGAAACTTTACTGGTGGATCGCTTAAAACAAGAAGGTCAATCTCCTGATTATGTGGCGGGTCATAGTTTAGGAGAATATGTGGCTTTATATGCGGCTGGAGTCTTTGATTTTGAAACAGGTTTAACGTTAGTTAAACGTCGGGCTGAATTAATGGATAGTGCAGATGGCGGACAAATGGCGGCGTTAATTGGGTTTAACTCCGAACAGTTACAAGAACAAATTCAACAAACAGACAATGTTGTTTTGGCGAATGATAATAGTGCCGCACAAGTTGTGATTTCAGGAACCCCGGAAGCCGTTGATCAAGTGTTAGCAAATATTAAAGTAAAACGAGCCGTTAAATTAAATGTTTCCGGTGCATTCCATTCTCCCTTAATGGCGGAAGCAGCTACAGAATTTCAACGAATTTTAGATGAAATTCCCTTTAACAATGCACAAGTTCCCGTCTTATCCAATGTTGACCCGACCCCCACAACGGATGCAACTTTGTTAAAACAACGCCTAACTCAACAAATGACAGGTTCTGTCCGATGGCGAGAAATTTGTTTACAATTATCAGCATTAGAAGTTCAACAAGTGGTGGAAATTGGCCCCGGAAACGTTCTCACGGGTTTAATGAAGCGGACTTGTCCTGAAATTGTGTCGCAAAATATAAGTTAA
- a CDS encoding RNA-guided endonuclease TnpB family protein has protein sequence MLDVLRVRIYPNKEQETALVKNFGCCRFVWNHYLEKTNNQYKETGKGLSYCDMAKDLTQLKKLPDYLFLQEATAATLQQSLKNLESAFKNFFQKRARFPQFKSKHKKQSIRYPESCSIKGNGLKLPKLGIVKAKFPKIIGDKIKSVTVSKTITDKYFAAILFETNNLIPNKTGKISGIDLGLKSLVTVFDGETCTKVDPIKPTRKYAKRLKWKQRVLSRKTKGSNNRKKQVKRVAKVHEKIANTRVDFLHKLSRKLVDENQVIVVENLCIKGLARTKLAKSVLDAGFGMLINFLSYKLEREGGKLVEVDRFFPSTKLCNCCQFKNDSLNLSVRDWICLNCQTHHDRDENAARNIREEGIRILSTNTAGHAGIKACGEGVRLVNACIKKHSFVKQESPVTT, from the coding sequence ATGTTAGACGTTCTCCGAGTTAGGATATACCCAAACAAAGAACAGGAAACAGCTTTGGTTAAAAACTTTGGCTGTTGCAGGTTCGTTTGGAATCATTACTTGGAAAAAACCAATAATCAGTACAAAGAAACAGGAAAAGGGTTGAGTTATTGCGACATGGCTAAGGATTTAACCCAACTCAAAAAGTTACCTGATTACTTGTTTTTGCAAGAGGCTACTGCTGCGACATTACAACAATCTTTAAAGAATTTAGAGTCAGCTTTTAAGAACTTCTTCCAAAAAAGAGCTAGATTTCCTCAATTCAAAAGCAAACATAAAAAACAATCCATTCGTTATCCTGAAAGTTGTTCAATTAAAGGGAACGGTTTAAAACTTCCCAAATTAGGGATTGTTAAAGCCAAGTTCCCAAAAATAATTGGCGACAAAATAAAATCTGTTACGGTTTCCAAAACCATTACAGATAAATATTTTGCTGCTATTTTATTTGAAACCAATAATTTAATTCCCAATAAAACCGGAAAAATTTCAGGAATCGATTTAGGGTTAAAAAGTCTGGTGACAGTGTTTGATGGTGAAACTTGTACCAAGGTTGACCCAATTAAACCCACGAGAAAATATGCCAAGCGATTAAAATGGAAACAACGGGTTTTATCTCGAAAAACAAAAGGCTCTAACAACCGGAAGAAGCAAGTCAAAAGAGTTGCTAAGGTTCATGAGAAAATAGCGAATACAAGAGTTGACTTCCTCCATAAACTCTCTCGAAAGTTAGTTGATGAGAACCAAGTCATTGTAGTAGAAAACCTTTGTATCAAAGGGTTAGCTCGTACCAAATTGGCAAAATCTGTATTAGATGCAGGTTTTGGAATGCTAATTAATTTCTTGAGCTACAAACTGGAAAGAGAAGGGGGAAAGTTGGTTGAAGTTGATAGATTTTTCCCTAGCACAAAACTTTGTAATTGCTGCCAATTCAAAAATGATTCCTTGAATTTAAGTGTTCGTGACTGGATTTGTCTGAATTGCCAAACCCATCATGATAGAGATGAAAACGCAGCAAGGAATATCCGTGAAGAAGGGATAAGAATACTGTCAACAAATACTGCGGGACACGCAGGAATTAAAGCTTGCGGAGAAGGTGTAAGACTCGTTAATGCTTGCATTAAAAAGCATTCTTTTGTGAAACAAGAATCCCCCGTCACAACGTAA
- the plsX gene encoding phosphate acyltransferase PlsX: MGSTRARIAIDAMGGDHAPTEIVAGAIMAQEKWDVEVFLVGDPDQIESALKHHSSNLPLPQIIPAEGTIEMHEEPLGALKRKPKASINVAMNLVKQKKADAVVSAGHSGAAMASALLRLGRLPGIDRPAIGAVLPTMKLDSPVLVLDVGANVDCRPKFLEQFAVMGTIYSRYVLGTSQPQVGLLNIGEEACKGNDLAIRTYQLLENHPEIAFGGNAEGRDVLSGKFDVIVCDGFVGNVLLKFAEGVGEAVLQMLKEELTSGLQAKLGTSLLKPSLMRFKQRVDHVEHGGALLLGVAGVCIISHGSSKGPTIANAVRLAKDAIDNQVLERIQSQYHHHLQPDEKAVSS; encoded by the coding sequence ATGGGTTCAACTCGCGCACGAATTGCAATTGACGCTATGGGCGGAGATCATGCTCCGACCGAAATTGTTGCAGGGGCAATCATGGCCCAGGAAAAATGGGATGTGGAAGTCTTTTTGGTCGGAGATCCCGATCAAATTGAATCCGCCCTCAAACACCACTCTAGCAATTTGCCCCTGCCCCAAATTATTCCTGCTGAGGGAACGATCGAAATGCACGAAGAACCCTTGGGAGCATTAAAACGCAAACCCAAGGCTTCAATTAACGTGGCAATGAATTTAGTTAAGCAAAAAAAAGCGGATGCTGTCGTCTCGGCGGGTCATTCCGGTGCAGCAATGGCTTCAGCTTTGTTGCGTTTGGGACGCCTCCCCGGTATTGATCGCCCTGCTATCGGTGCTGTTTTGCCCACCATGAAGCTTGACTCTCCGGTTTTGGTGTTGGATGTGGGTGCGAATGTCGATTGTCGCCCCAAATTTTTAGAACAGTTTGCTGTGATGGGAACGATTTACAGTCGTTATGTTCTGGGAACGTCCCAACCCCAAGTGGGGTTACTCAATATTGGTGAAGAAGCCTGTAAAGGCAATGATCTGGCCATTCGCACCTATCAACTCCTAGAAAATCATCCTGAAATTGCCTTTGGTGGAAATGCTGAAGGGCGAGATGTTTTATCGGGAAAATTTGATGTCATTGTCTGCGATGGCTTTGTCGGGAATGTACTGTTGAAATTTGCTGAAGGGGTGGGAGAAGCCGTTTTACAAATGCTGAAGGAGGAATTAACCTCTGGATTACAGGCTAAATTAGGAACAAGTTTGCTCAAACCCAGTTTAATGCGGTTTAAACAACGGGTGGATCATGTTGAACATGGCGGTGCTTTACTCTTAGGGGTGGCGGGAGTCTGCATTATTAGTCATGGTTCCTCGAAAGGGCCAACGATTGCTAATGCGGTTCGTTTGGCAAAAGATGCCATCGATAACCAAGTGCTAGAACGCATTCAATCCCAATATCACCACCACCTTCAACCCGATGAAAAAGCTGTCAGTAGTTAA
- a CDS encoding cysteine desulfurase family protein gives MQIYLDYSATTPPHAEVITLMQRVMAQQWGNPSSLHEWGQRAATILERSRIQVAHLINAPPESIIFTSGGTEADNLAILGVARQYSQPQHLIISAVEHSAIAEPVRMLEHWGWEVTRLPVDCRGRIHPLDLQAAIQPNTVLVSVIYGQSEVGTLQPIEILGKIAHSQGILFHTDAVQVAGRLPLDVQQLPVDLLSLSSHKLYGPQGAGALYVRDTVTLTPLLGGGGQEFQLRSGTQGVPTIAGFGLACELAAQEMATETPRLMGLRDRLFDLLADVPYLLPTGDRLNRLPHHVSFSVIPPKHINPATLTGKTLVRQLNLAGIGISAGSACSSGKLSPSPILLAMGYDETTALGGIRFTLGRDTTEADIDWTAMVLKQVLNRLIPCVALARC, from the coding sequence ATGCAAATTTATCTCGACTATAGTGCAACCACTCCTCCCCATGCTGAAGTAATTACCCTAATGCAAAGGGTGATGGCTCAACAGTGGGGAAATCCTTCTAGTCTTCATGAGTGGGGTCAAAGAGCCGCAACGATTTTAGAACGATCTCGAATACAAGTGGCTCATCTGATTAATGCTCCACCGGAATCAATTATTTTTACTTCCGGGGGAACAGAAGCGGACAATTTAGCTATTTTAGGGGTAGCCCGTCAATATTCTCAACCCCAACATTTGATTATTTCTGCGGTGGAACATTCAGCTATTGCGGAACCCGTGCGAATGCTGGAACACTGGGGATGGGAAGTCACCCGATTACCCGTAGACTGTCGCGGACGCATTCACCCGTTGGACTTACAAGCCGCTATTCAACCGAATACGGTGTTAGTGTCGGTTATTTATGGTCAAAGTGAAGTAGGAACACTGCAACCGATTGAAATCTTAGGTAAAATAGCCCATTCCCAGGGGATTTTATTCCATACCGACGCGGTACAGGTAGCCGGACGTTTACCCTTAGATGTCCAGCAGTTACCTGTTGATTTATTATCCCTATCCAGTCATAAATTGTATGGCCCCCAAGGAGCCGGAGCCTTATATGTTCGGGATACAGTGACGTTAACGCCGTTGTTAGGTGGAGGCGGACAGGAATTTCAATTGCGTTCAGGGACGCAGGGGGTTCCCACTATTGCAGGATTTGGGTTAGCCTGCGAATTAGCCGCCCAGGAAATGGCCACGGAAACCCCTCGGTTAATGGGATTACGAGATCGCTTATTTGACTTATTGGCTGATGTGCCCTATTTATTACCCACAGGCGATCGCTTAAATCGTTTACCCCATCACGTCAGTTTCTCTGTTATTCCCCCAAAACATATTAATCCTGCAACCCTAACCGGAAAAACCCTGGTTCGTCAACTGAATTTAGCCGGAATTGGGATTAGTGCAGGTTCGGCTTGTAGCAGTGGTAAACTCAGTCCCAGTCCGATTTTATTAGCGATGGGATATGACGAAACGACGGCTTTAGGGGGAATTCGGTTTACCTTGGGACGGGATACCACCGAAGCAGATATTGATTGGACAGCAATGGTTCTCAAACAAGTCCTCAACCGTTTAATTCCCTGTGTCGCATTAGCACGATGTTAG
- a CDS encoding alpha/beta fold hydrolase — protein MTVSSLTPSRVAENTLHFLRPTSPRPDLPLFLFLPGMDGTGKLFTVQIPRLMDAFEIRCLTIPKTDQSDWETLASKTIDLIDAERKANPKREIYLCGESFGGCLALLVAIVAPQWFSRLILVNPASSFKQRPWLRWGSYLTQWLPDWFYPSSVMGLLPFLASLGRIETSERQALLTAMNSLPQQISAWRLELLQAFKPNEAHLREIDIPVLVIASGADRLLPSVLEAQYLTKTLPHSQMVVLPDSGHACLLENDVDLYAIIQAYSVSEESDRIVQYQR, from the coding sequence ATGACTGTTTCTTCCTTAACACCATCCAGAGTTGCTGAAAACACCCTGCATTTTCTTCGACCAACTTCCCCTAGACCCGATTTACCATTATTTTTGTTTTTACCGGGAATGGATGGGACAGGGAAACTATTTACTGTTCAAATTCCCCGGTTGATGGATGCGTTTGAAATTCGGTGTTTAACCATTCCTAAAACGGATCAATCTGACTGGGAAACTTTAGCTTCAAAAACCATTGATTTAATTGATGCGGAACGTAAAGCTAATCCTAAACGTGAGATTTATTTATGTGGAGAATCCTTTGGGGGGTGTTTAGCTTTATTAGTTGCTATTGTAGCTCCTCAATGGTTTAGTCGTTTAATTTTAGTTAATCCCGCTTCATCTTTTAAACAACGACCTTGGTTAAGATGGGGTTCCTATTTAACTCAATGGCTTCCTGATTGGTTTTATCCGAGTTCGGTGATGGGTTTACTGCCCTTTTTAGCTTCTTTAGGACGCATTGAAACATCGGAACGTCAAGCCTTATTAACAGCTATGAATTCATTACCTCAACAAATTTCAGCTTGGCGATTAGAATTATTGCAAGCGTTTAAACCGAATGAAGCCCATCTTCGAGAAATTGATATTCCTGTTTTAGTCATTGCGAGTGGTGCGGATCGATTATTACCTTCTGTTTTAGAAGCCCAATATTTAACGAAAACCTTACCCCATTCTCAAATGGTGGTTTTACCCGATAGCGGTCATGCTTGTTTATTAGAAAATGATGTTGATTTATATGCGATTATTCAGGCTTATTCTGTATCTGAAGAAAGCGATCGCATCGTTCAATATCAGAGGTAA
- a CDS encoding DUF655 domain-containing protein, producing MNKLSQILLRLGLTLLWAGGLGACVKTSSPSVLKPRLDSLEQDALIQVYFNHSEASVYPEPYRQSFRFGDNLEQVIIDTIHQGTSTIDVAVQEFRLPNIAQALVERHQAGVKIRVIVENTYRRPWSQLTAADIQQLAEREQERYQEFRLLADINQDGKVSSEESQQRDALMLLENAGIPIVDDREDGSKGSGLMHHKFMVVDGKNVIITSANWTTSDVHGDFKTLESTGNANNLLKIESSKLAKLVTQEFNLMWGDGVGKKKDSLFGINKPFRGHQTILVGNTPVTIQFSPTSQKQPWQNSTNGLIQQELQKAQQSFDFALFVFSEQKIVNTLENKHQNQVLIQGLIDPSFAYRSYSEGLDMMGISLVNQCRYEAENKPWKQPISTVGSPNLPPSDRLHHKFGIIDHKIVITGSHNWTEAANTQNDETLIIINNTTVATHFKREFERLYQNSALGIPTWLLIKVEKDLKACGGSIAIKSNSSQSVKTLNSGSSGVKINLNTATQAELETLPGVGAKLAQNIIAARQKKPFTSLEDLDQVSGVGPKLLEKIRDRITW from the coding sequence GTGAATAAATTAAGTCAAATTTTGCTGCGCTTAGGGTTAACGCTCTTATGGGCCGGGGGTCTGGGTGCTTGTGTGAAAACCTCTTCCCCGTCTGTTTTAAAACCTCGTTTAGATTCTTTAGAACAAGATGCTTTAATTCAAGTTTATTTTAATCATTCTGAAGCTTCTGTTTATCCAGAACCCTATCGTCAATCTTTCCGGTTTGGCGATAATTTAGAACAAGTTATTATTGATACAATTCATCAAGGAACATCAACTATTGATGTGGCGGTTCAAGAATTTCGTTTACCGAATATAGCTCAAGCGTTAGTGGAACGTCATCAAGCTGGGGTGAAGATCCGAGTTATTGTAGAAAATACTTATCGTCGTCCTTGGAGTCAATTGACAGCCGCAGATATTCAGCAGTTAGCTGAACGGGAGCAGGAACGCTATCAGGAGTTTAGATTACTAGCAGATATTAATCAGGATGGAAAAGTTAGCTCGGAGGAAAGTCAGCAACGAGATGCTTTAATGTTATTAGAAAATGCCGGAATTCCGATTGTTGATGATAGGGAAGATGGCTCTAAAGGGTCAGGGTTAATGCACCATAAATTTATGGTTGTTGATGGAAAGAATGTCATTATTACGTCTGCTAATTGGACAACCAGTGATGTTCATGGAGATTTTAAAACCTTAGAAAGTACAGGAAATGCTAATAATTTATTAAAAATTGAAAGTTCAAAATTAGCTAAATTAGTGACTCAAGAATTTAATTTAATGTGGGGGGATGGGGTTGGGAAAAAAAAGGATAGTTTATTTGGGATTAATAAACCTTTTCGAGGTCATCAAACAATTTTAGTCGGGAATACTCCTGTAACCATCCAATTTTCTCCGACTTCTCAAAAACAACCTTGGCAAAACAGTACCAATGGTTTAATTCAACAAGAATTACAGAAAGCTCAACAATCTTTTGATTTTGCTTTGTTTGTATTTTCAGAACAAAAAATTGTCAATACTTTAGAAAATAAACATCAAAATCAGGTCTTAATTCAAGGCTTAATTGATCCGAGCTTTGCCTATCGTTCCTATAGTGAAGGGTTGGATATGATGGGAATTTCCTTAGTTAATCAATGTCGTTATGAAGCGGAAAATAAGCCTTGGAAACAACCCATTTCAACGGTAGGAAGTCCGAATTTACCTCCGAGCGATCGCTTACATCATAAATTTGGAATTATTGATCATAAAATTGTGATTACAGGTTCCCATAATTGGACAGAAGCCGCCAATACTCAAAATGATGAAACTTTGATAATTATTAATAATACAACAGTTGCCACTCATTTTAAGCGAGAATTTGAACGATTATATCAAAATTCAGCTTTAGGGATTCCCACTTGGCTATTAATAAAAGTCGAAAAAGATTTAAAAGCCTGTGGGGGTTCTATTGCTATAAAATCTAATTCTTCTCAATCTGTAAAAACTTTAAATTCAGGGTCTTCAGGAGTTAAAATTAATCTCAATACAGCAACCCAAGCGGAATTAGAAACCTTACCCGGAGTTGGTGCAAAATTAGCTCAAAATATTATAGCGGCTCGACAGAAAAAACCCTTTACTTCCCTCGAAGATTTAGATCAGGTGTCCGGTGTTGGGCCAAAATTATTAGAAAAAATTCGCGATCGCATTACTTGGTAA
- a CDS encoding DUF1995 family protein codes for MSELPNSLEEAIEQAKQATKAALADGCKLIQVELVFPEIELQAQSIAQEFIPAIEEPNHQLVVLFPDTGAAALARRDWGKTSFRVTDLGTSRSPVETRLEPEDQQFLVVSPSAVEVAQVEKLSQLAGNRPVILLNPKLEDIAIIGIGYAARQLRERFIKTIESCYYLKALEGAALRRCYPSMWEVWLEIDGQYQLITEQPTKPVGDELDLILAQVTQESDESVAQPVQRPKKGVLSGLQNFIRALSR; via the coding sequence ATGTCGGAATTACCTAACAGTTTAGAAGAAGCAATTGAACAAGCTAAACAAGCAACAAAAGCGGCATTAGCTGATGGTTGTAAATTAATTCAAGTTGAATTAGTGTTTCCAGAAATTGAACTACAAGCTCAATCTATTGCTCAAGAATTTATTCCGGCGATAGAAGAACCGAATCATCAATTAGTAGTATTGTTCCCCGATACTGGTGCCGCAGCCTTAGCTCGTCGGGACTGGGGAAAAACCTCTTTTCGGGTGACAGATTTAGGAACATCCCGTTCTCCGGTTGAAACCCGCTTAGAACCCGAAGATCAGCAGTTTTTAGTCGTATCTCCGTCTGCGGTGGAAGTGGCACAGGTGGAAAAATTGTCCCAATTAGCCGGAAATCGCCCCGTAATTTTACTGAATCCAAAGCTTGAAGATATTGCTATTATAGGAATAGGATATGCTGCTCGTCAGTTACGCGAACGGTTTATCAAGACCATTGAGTCTTGCTATTACCTCAAAGCCTTAGAAGGTGCTGCGCTCAGACGTTGTTATCCTTCAATGTGGGAAGTTTGGTTAGAAATTGATGGGCAGTACCAGTTGATCACTGAGCAGCCGACAAAACCCGTCGGCGATGAACTGGATTTAATTCTGGCACAGGTGACTCAAGAAAGTGATGAGTCAGTGGCACAACCTGTCCAACGGCCCAAAAAAGGTGTTTTGTCTGGACTTCAGAATTTTATTCGCGCCTTAAGCCGATGA